The following proteins are co-located in the Chryseobacterium daecheongense genome:
- a CDS encoding TetR family transcriptional regulator encodes MKKKFTEKQIHILDIAEELIAKKGYEGTSVRDICSKANINVAMISYYFGSKEKMMSYLYQYRVLKTRENFSEFADTIKDGKPEMQMKEIIKYIVSQLFKYNYFHGFVTQELRHTDNLKVELLDFYQLFVKKLDEVIKKGVASGVFTFTPKPEDILTTILGSTLFVIRNKNFYELYVPSKNEEAYAKEAEKKIRMNLLLSVFAILGYAAD; translated from the coding sequence ATGAAAAAAAAATTTACCGAAAAACAGATCCATATTTTGGATATTGCGGAGGAGCTTATTGCGAAAAAAGGGTATGAAGGAACATCGGTAAGAGACATTTGCTCTAAAGCAAACATTAATGTAGCCATGATCTCTTATTATTTTGGGTCCAAGGAAAAAATGATGTCTTACCTCTATCAGTACAGAGTGCTAAAGACCAGAGAAAATTTTTCGGAATTTGCTGATACCATTAAAGACGGTAAACCAGAGATGCAGATGAAAGAAATTATAAAATATATTGTATCACAATTATTTAAATATAATTATTTTCATGGCTTTGTTACTCAGGAGCTTCGACATACGGATAACCTGAAAGTTGAATTGCTGGATTTTTATCAGCTTTTTGTAAAAAAACTGGATGAGGTGATCAAAAAAGGAGTTGCGTCCGGAGTTTTTACATTTACTCCGAAGCCAGAAGATATCCTTACAACGATTCTGGGATCTACATTATTTGTCATTAGAAATAAGAATTTCTATGAACTATATGTACCGAGTAAAAATGAGGAAGCTTATGCTAAAGAAGCGGAGAAAAAAATCAGAATGAACCTTTTATTGAGTGTTTTTGCAATATTAGGATACGCTGCAGACTAA
- the coaBC gene encoding bifunctional phosphopantothenoylcysteine decarboxylase/phosphopantothenate--cysteine ligase CoaBC, translating to MSVSGKKILIAVSGGIAAYKIHLLIRDFIKNGAEVQVIMTPDAKHFVTKLSLSTLSRKPVFTDFYNENGSWNSHVELGLWADVMIVAPCTANTLAKMTHGMCDNLVLATYMSAKCPVFIAPAMDLDMYDHPTTKQNLELAEDFGHFVIPAESGELASGLVGQGRMAEPDTIFKTVDNFFAAFAAAGDNTIFKGKTVLITAGPTYEAIDPVRFIGNHSSGKMGFSLAEEAAKRGAKVILVSGPSSQVIHSPNIELHKVVSAKEMLDKVFEFYENADIAIASAAVADYAPKEVAREKIKKNDENLTIELVKNPDILKTMGEKKTRQFLVGFALETQNEEENAKGKLEKKNLDMIVLNSLRDPGAGFKNDTNKIRIFTKTERKEFDLKSKEDVATDILNFVEDQLLK from the coding sequence ATGAGTGTTTCCGGAAAAAAGATTCTTATTGCCGTTTCTGGAGGAATTGCTGCTTACAAAATTCACCTTTTGATAAGAGACTTTATAAAAAATGGTGCGGAAGTGCAGGTTATCATGACACCTGATGCCAAACATTTTGTTACTAAACTAAGCCTTTCTACATTATCCAGGAAGCCTGTATTTACTGATTTTTATAATGAAAATGGGAGTTGGAACAGCCATGTTGAATTGGGATTGTGGGCGGATGTAATGATCGTTGCTCCCTGCACTGCAAATACGTTGGCCAAAATGACCCATGGGATGTGTGATAATCTGGTGCTGGCTACGTATATGTCTGCGAAATGCCCCGTTTTTATTGCCCCTGCAATGGATCTTGATATGTACGACCACCCAACTACAAAACAAAACTTGGAACTGGCTGAGGATTTCGGGCACTTTGTTATTCCGGCAGAAAGCGGAGAGCTTGCAAGTGGTCTAGTGGGTCAGGGAAGAATGGCGGAACCTGACACTATTTTCAAAACCGTTGATAACTTTTTTGCTGCATTTGCTGCAGCCGGTGACAATACAATTTTCAAAGGAAAAACAGTTTTGATCACGGCAGGTCCTACCTATGAAGCTATTGATCCTGTCCGGTTTATAGGAAATCATTCTTCCGGTAAAATGGGGTTTTCATTAGCTGAAGAAGCCGCGAAGAGAGGAGCTAAAGTGATTCTTGTATCCGGTCCAAGTTCTCAGGTTATCCACTCTCCTAATATAGAGCTGCATAAAGTGGTTTCCGCGAAAGAAATGCTTGATAAAGTATTTGAATTTTATGAAAATGCAGACATTGCGATAGCAAGTGCTGCTGTAGCGGATTATGCCCCGAAAGAGGTCGCCAGGGAGAAAATCAAAAAGAACGATGAAAATCTTACAATAGAATTGGTTAAAAATCCGGATATCCTTAAAACGATGGGAGAGAAGAAAACTCGTCAGTTTTTGGTTGGGTTTGCTCTGGAAACTCAGAATGAAGAGGAAAATGCTAAAGGAAAACTGGAGAAGAAGAATCTTGACATGATTGTGCTCAATTCACTTCGTGATCCGGGGGCAGGGTTTAAAAATGACACCAATAAAATAAGGATATTTACCAAAACAGAGAGGAAAGAATTTGATTTGAAATCAAAAGAGGATGTAGCCACAGATATTCTGAATTTCGTTGAGGATCAACTTTTAAAATAA
- a CDS encoding LptE family protein, with product MNFNIKNISIMRLKIVGFLLLCLSTLNSCYSFTGSSLKDEKTIQINEFPNNAALVNPTLSQQFSTDIQNRFLQRTTLKGTKENADILVEGEITDYSITPTTISSNTQTTATGGVIQESQNKLTITVKVHYENKLHPDLSFDRTYSDEAVFNSSLSQSAIETSQVKIVNERIINKIFNDIVANW from the coding sequence ATGAATTTTAACATTAAGAATATCAGTATAATGCGCCTGAAAATTGTTGGGTTTTTGTTACTTTGCTTAAGTACCCTAAACTCGTGTTATAGTTTTACCGGATCGTCTTTAAAAGACGAGAAAACGATTCAGATTAATGAATTTCCCAATAATGCGGCTTTAGTAAATCCTACTTTATCTCAGCAGTTTTCTACCGATATTCAAAATCGTTTTCTACAAAGAACGACGCTAAAAGGAACAAAAGAGAATGCGGACATCTTAGTGGAAGGAGAAATTACGGACTATTCTATTACTCCTACTACTATTAGCTCCAATACTCAGACAACAGCTACGGGAGGAGTTATACAAGAATCTCAAAATAAGCTAACGATCACTGTAAAAGTGCATTATGAGAATAAACTTCATCCTGACCTGAGTTTTGACCGTACATATTCAGATGAAGCTGTATTCAACAGTAGCTTGTCTCAAAGTGCGATAGAAACCTCGCAGGTTAAAATTGTAAACGAAAGAATCATTAATAAGATATTTAACGATATTGTAGCGAACTGGTAA
- the rnpA gene encoding ribonuclease P protein component, translated as MQNFRYPKEEKLKKTNDITLLFEKGKWRTNGNLRIILLKDKPNLPVEVSKFGVSVSKRYFKKAVHRNRIKRLLRECYRLHKDLFKESFGEKTMAMLFWISPELPQKFQDVEAQFIKLCQAQKKQ; from the coding sequence ATGCAGAATTTCAGATACCCAAAGGAGGAAAAACTCAAAAAGACCAATGACATCACCTTGCTTTTCGAAAAAGGTAAATGGAGAACCAATGGGAATCTGAGAATTATTTTACTTAAGGACAAACCTAATTTACCTGTTGAAGTTTCTAAATTCGGGGTTTCCGTATCTAAAAGGTATTTTAAAAAAGCAGTTCACAGAAACCGCATCAAAAGATTATTGAGAGAATGCTATCGCTTACATAAAGATCTTTTTAAAGAATCTTTTGGAGAAAAGACGATGGCCATGCTTTTTTGGATCTCCCCTGAACTTCCGCAAAAGTTCCAGGATGTAGAAGCCCAGTTCATCAAACTATGCCAGGCTCAGAAAAAACAGTAA
- the bamD gene encoding outer membrane protein assembly factor BamD has translation MKKYILGLFAIAVISSCASQQEKALKSADKAFILKAANENFAKKKWKNALALYDRLANLVAGTDDFPNVGFNTAYANYYDKNYKLAGHQFKNFAVSFPKDPRAEEAAYMSALCYYEGSMDYNLDQSSTELAVNELQDFLNNYPNSERSKNINQLIDELTYKLEFKSYENARQYYKMGDYKSATVALENVLEDFPSTKLRPKIYDYMMKSRYLLAQNSVYGLKEERIESAIAFTRQVEKELPNTEYSKTAVDLREKLDKEKQNFAVVKKQTEARLATLTARQKKEAEKLEARTKTDQQIKDQVATEKKALQIQRDSAALQTPPPAATFKIKR, from the coding sequence ATGAAAAAATATATTTTAGGTCTTTTTGCCATAGCTGTAATTTCATCATGCGCGAGTCAGCAGGAAAAAGCATTGAAAAGTGCTGATAAAGCCTTCATCTTAAAAGCAGCTAATGAAAATTTTGCTAAAAAGAAATGGAAAAATGCTTTGGCTCTTTATGACAGGCTTGCTAACCTAGTTGCAGGGACTGATGACTTTCCGAATGTTGGATTTAATACGGCTTATGCAAACTACTATGATAAGAACTATAAGTTGGCAGGACACCAGTTCAAAAACTTTGCAGTAAGTTTTCCAAAAGACCCGAGAGCTGAGGAAGCAGCGTATATGTCTGCACTATGTTACTATGAAGGATCTATGGATTATAACCTGGATCAGTCAAGTACTGAGTTGGCAGTCAATGAATTACAAGACTTCCTTAACAACTATCCAAATTCTGAAAGATCTAAAAATATCAACCAGCTTATTGATGAGCTGACTTATAAACTGGAATTTAAATCCTACGAAAACGCAAGACAATACTATAAAATGGGTGATTATAAATCAGCCACTGTTGCCTTGGAAAACGTATTGGAAGATTTTCCAAGTACAAAGCTTCGTCCGAAAATCTATGATTATATGATGAAGTCCCGTTATTTGCTTGCACAAAATTCAGTATACGGACTTAAAGAAGAACGTATTGAAAGTGCAATAGCATTTACAAGGCAGGTAGAAAAAGAGCTTCCGAACACAGAATATTCTAAAACAGCAGTAGATCTTAGAGAGAAGCTGGATAAAGAAAAGCAAAACTTTGCAGTTGTTAAGAAGCAGACAGAAGCCAGATTGGCGACATTAACAGCAAGGCAAAAGAAAGAAGCTGAGAAGCTGGAAGCACGAACAAAGACCGATCAGCAGATCAAAGATCAGGTCGCTACAGAAAAGAAAGCATTACAGATTCAGAGGGATAGTGCTGCGTTACAAACACCTCCTCCGGCTGCCACTTTCAAAATCAAAAGATAA
- a CDS encoding DUF4126 domain-containing protein has translation MLDNIPYLPYVLSAFIGIGLSAATGFRVFLPLFAVSLASYLHWIPMNDQFEWLAGLPTLITTGIATIAEILAYYIPFIDHLLDTLSVPLATIAGSILFASQFADFGTFPQWALAIIAGGGTAATISSGFAGIRAASTATTGGLGNSIVGTTETAGAGIMSVLAMAVPVIAAILAVILVIMVIVMGRKAWKKLKRSKQTIDKV, from the coding sequence ATGTTAGACAATATTCCCTATCTCCCTTATGTATTAAGTGCATTCATTGGCATTGGCCTGTCCGCAGCAACAGGCTTCAGGGTATTCCTTCCTCTGTTTGCCGTAAGCCTGGCATCCTACTTACACTGGATCCCTATGAATGATCAATTTGAATGGCTTGCCGGGCTCCCAACACTTATTACAACAGGCATTGCTACGATCGCGGAAATTTTAGCCTATTATATTCCATTTATTGATCATCTGCTGGATACACTGTCTGTTCCATTGGCAACTATTGCAGGATCCATCCTTTTCGCAAGCCAGTTTGCCGATTTTGGAACATTTCCGCAATGGGCATTGGCTATTATTGCCGGAGGCGGAACTGCCGCAACAATCAGTTCCGGATTTGCAGGAATCAGGGCTGCCTCCACAGCCACCACAGGAGGCTTAGGCAATTCTATTGTAGGGACCACTGAAACAGCAGGTGCAGGAATTATGTCCGTTCTGGCCATGGCCGTTCCTGTTATTGCGGCTATACTGGCTGTTATTTTAGTAATTATGGTAATTGTTATGGGACGTAAGGCCTGGAAAAAATTAAAACGCAGTAAACAGACTATTGATAAAGTATAA
- a CDS encoding DNA-directed RNA polymerase subunit omega, whose translation MSVKDTKAEVNTITYDKDKIEDKVGSIYEAIVIMGKRAEQINAEIRTELHNKLDEFAVHNSTLEEVFENREQIEISKHYEKLPKPTSIAIEEWLNEDVYFRKTEERK comes from the coding sequence ATGAGTGTAAAAGATACAAAAGCAGAAGTAAATACAATTACTTACGATAAAGACAAGATTGAAGATAAAGTAGGTTCAATCTATGAAGCTATTGTTATCATGGGAAAGAGAGCAGAGCAGATTAATGCAGAAATTCGTACTGAATTGCATAATAAATTAGATGAATTTGCTGTTCACAATTCTACATTGGAAGAGGTTTTCGAAAACAGAGAGCAGATTGAAATCTCCAAACATTACGAAAAACTTCCAAAACCAACTTCTATTGCAATTGAAGAATGGTTGAACGAAGACGTGTACTTCAGAAAAACTGAAGAAAGAAAATAA
- a CDS encoding T9SS type A sorting domain-containing protein, with protein MKKILSLSFFLIALLTIKSQAPINATIKETNFFPGSEPYGLLQMGNNLVFAADTGGGNEPHKFNLQTGTAGMIQDINGNFTSSMLTNEFYKLNNKAYYFASDNSNLQLWSTDLSSNFTSKVKDFNIYYYPSSNNNIIAKVLNNKLYIVFQQKLYISDGTTAGTFQISDINNVGNSLQENNGNVFFFGSNSTYGRELWKTDGTLAGTTIVKDISPGSSSSIGNDKMYKFNNKIVFIASNNNSFGLWSTDGTTSNTINFYPLSGYSVFYDYDVENYNGMLFTINGDLWKTDGTLNGTSLIYNNIPNINKLTYFKNKIYIDTNTNIYYVDQADQVNTLNNPSGTILQTIAPSSNGNYLALRERNNDISKIYFFDDVNIMQSNIKFTPDNKFIEYQDKLLFSGYIDSYVDYYTTYKNTELFSYNPSTNISKVEKDISYGRHGTPRYYTELNGEIFFVARDGYYFQVYKIDSNNNMIKLSNDLQESFPDNFEEYYPVAVSGNYIYFHSNKLIKTDVIANSTQQISPPVNEKIYGTYSLNNDKILIKTFNSTDNYMRMWSLDNNTSNFSLLLEKPVNNFPNILNVDDDFVKTDSGIYFKMINNSATEIWKSNGTIATTVKVADLYNIYPFSIFLNKLNNKIFFSDNPNFSYNNTKLYYIDETTNQVHLVKDSYYNINGKSFVKNNKLFFFSGTNNGFITALNVTDGTLQNTQVITQINVDGAYVVKKCGDFNYFLDSNQQKLFRTDGTASGSILITTGAQNYTELNCMNNEIYGLNSKQKIFKTNGNSGNYQELSFVINNQILQPSDYLWMKSLYTRNSKIYFSIDDYNHGEELFVTEQINTLATREENISNNDKVIIYPNPATDYANIKLLNNSEKIIKIMIYDVNGRFISEYNSPFINVQHIPTGIYFLNIITDLKKYNGKLIKK; from the coding sequence ATGAAAAAAATTCTATCACTATCTTTTTTCTTGATTGCCTTATTGACAATTAAGTCCCAAGCACCTATTAATGCTACTATCAAAGAAACGAATTTTTTCCCCGGATCCGAACCTTACGGATTATTACAAATGGGAAACAATTTGGTATTTGCTGCGGATACCGGTGGCGGAAATGAACCGCACAAATTTAATTTACAGACAGGAACAGCTGGAATGATACAGGATATCAATGGAAATTTTACAAGTAGTATGCTCACGAATGAATTCTATAAACTTAATAATAAAGCATATTATTTTGCCTCTGATAATTCTAATTTACAACTATGGTCTACTGATTTGTCATCAAATTTCACTTCAAAAGTTAAAGATTTTAATATCTATTACTATCCTTCTAGCAACAATAATATAATTGCTAAAGTTCTGAATAATAAGCTATATATAGTTTTTCAACAAAAGCTTTATATCAGTGATGGGACAACGGCAGGAACCTTCCAGATCAGTGACATTAACAATGTTGGAAATTCTCTACAGGAAAACAACGGAAATGTATTCTTTTTCGGAAGTAATAGCACATATGGAAGAGAACTATGGAAAACCGATGGTACTTTAGCCGGAACAACAATTGTTAAAGATATTAGTCCCGGTTCTAGTTCTTCCATTGGAAATGATAAAATGTATAAATTCAATAATAAAATTGTATTTATCGCCTCGAATAACAATAGTTTTGGATTATGGAGTACAGATGGAACTACTAGCAACACAATAAATTTCTATCCTTTAAGTGGCTATTCAGTTTTTTATGATTACGATGTTGAAAACTATAATGGTATGCTTTTCACGATAAACGGAGATTTATGGAAAACAGATGGGACATTAAACGGGACAAGCCTGATATATAACAATATACCTAACATCAATAAACTCACCTATTTTAAAAACAAAATTTATATTGATACAAATACCAATATATACTATGTTGACCAAGCCGATCAAGTTAATACCTTAAATAATCCTTCCGGAACCATTCTTCAGACAATTGCACCTAGTAGCAATGGAAATTATTTAGCGTTAAGAGAACGCAACAATGATATATCAAAAATATATTTTTTTGATGACGTCAATATCATGCAGTCGAATATTAAATTTACCCCTGACAATAAATTTATTGAGTATCAGGATAAATTGTTATTTTCCGGATATATTGACTCCTATGTAGATTACTATACTACATATAAGAATACTGAATTGTTTTCCTATAATCCGTCCACCAATATCTCAAAAGTTGAAAAAGATATAAGTTATGGCAGACACGGAACACCTCGTTATTATACTGAGTTAAATGGAGAGATCTTTTTCGTTGCGCGTGATGGTTACTATTTTCAGGTTTACAAGATAGATTCTAATAACAATATGATAAAATTAAGTAACGATTTGCAAGAATCATTTCCAGATAATTTCGAAGAGTATTATCCTGTTGCCGTGTCTGGAAATTACATTTACTTTCATAGCAATAAATTAATAAAAACAGATGTTATAGCAAATTCTACCCAACAAATTTCTCCACCAGTTAATGAAAAAATATATGGTACTTATTCATTAAACAACGATAAAATTCTTATCAAAACGTTTAATAGTACCGACAATTATATGAGAATGTGGAGCTTAGACAATAATACTTCAAATTTCTCATTGTTATTAGAAAAACCCGTCAACAATTTTCCGAATATACTCAATGTTGATGATGATTTTGTGAAAACTGATTCAGGCATTTACTTTAAAATGATCAATAATTCAGCAACAGAAATTTGGAAATCTAATGGTACTATTGCTACTACAGTTAAAGTTGCAGACTTATATAATATATATCCTTTTAGTATCTTTTTAAACAAGCTAAATAACAAAATATTCTTTTCTGATAATCCAAATTTCAGCTATAACAATACAAAACTGTATTATATTGATGAAACTACTAATCAAGTACATCTTGTAAAAGATTCATATTATAATATAAATGGAAAATCTTTTGTCAAAAACAATAAATTATTTTTCTTTTCAGGAACAAATAATGGGTTTATCACGGCATTGAATGTTACAGATGGGACACTACAAAATACTCAGGTTATTACACAAATCAATGTTGATGGAGCTTATGTAGTCAAAAAATGTGGAGATTTTAATTACTTCCTTGATTCTAATCAGCAGAAATTATTCAGAACAGATGGAACAGCATCCGGTTCAATTTTGATCACTACAGGAGCTCAGAATTATACAGAGCTTAATTGTATGAACAATGAAATATATGGATTAAATTCTAAGCAAAAGATTTTTAAAACTAACGGAAATTCCGGAAACTATCAGGAACTCAGCTTTGTCATAAATAATCAGATTTTACAGCCATCAGATTACCTTTGGATGAAAAGTTTATACACTCGTAATTCTAAAATATATTTCAGTATAGATGATTACAATCATGGTGAAGAACTTTTTGTTACTGAACAGATAAATACTTTAGCAACCCGTGAAGAAAATATAAGTAATAACGATAAAGTTATTATATATCCTAATCCGGCAACAGATTATGCTAACATTAAATTATTAAATAATTCGGAAAAAATTATAAAAATTATGATATATGATGTCAATGGTAGATTTATTTCCGAGTATAATAGCCCATTTATAAATGTTCAGCATATTCCGACGGGTATTTATTTCCTTAATATCATTACTGATTTGAAAAAATATAATGGTAAGTTGATAAAAAAATAA
- a CDS encoding TatD family hydrolase yields MMEFFDFHHHKKNVCDGIYNLDIGDTVPSTFYSAGIHPKDIDPDKIEEQFNWLDSAIHNNCLTIGECGLDSFVPVDMKIQESVFLRQIKLANELKKPMVIHCVRKFYEVISFKKKAEQPMIIHGFNKKQSIAEDLLKNNFYLSFGKAVLYNLSLQNIVKITALDKIFLETDNDDFNIELLYSKVSEIKGISQENLNKQILENLETIKNG; encoded by the coding sequence ATGATGGAATTTTTTGATTTTCACCATCATAAAAAAAATGTCTGCGACGGTATCTATAATCTGGATATCGGAGATACTGTACCCAGTACATTTTATTCTGCGGGTATTCATCCAAAAGATATTGATCCGGACAAGATTGAAGAGCAGTTCAACTGGCTGGATTCCGCAATTCATAACAATTGCCTTACTATAGGAGAATGTGGCCTTGACAGCTTTGTTCCGGTTGATATGAAAATCCAGGAAAGTGTATTTTTAAGACAGATCAAATTGGCGAATGAATTAAAAAAGCCGATGGTTATTCATTGTGTCCGAAAATTCTACGAAGTCATTTCATTTAAAAAAAAGGCAGAACAGCCTATGATTATTCATGGTTTTAATAAAAAACAAAGCATCGCCGAAGATCTGCTAAAGAATAATTTCTATTTGAGTTTTGGAAAAGCTGTTTTGTATAATTTATCTTTGCAAAATATTGTGAAAATTACTGCTTTAGATAAAATCTTTTTAGAAACCGATAACGATGATTTTAATATTGAATTATTGTACAGCAAAGTTTCGGAAATAAAAGGTATTTCTCAGGAAAACTTAAACAAACAAATTTTAGAAAATTTAGAGACGATAAAAAATGGATAA
- a CDS encoding sigma-54 dependent transcriptional regulator, whose product MSNDLQNIKNRFGIIGNFPALNRALEKSIQVAPTDISVLVIGESGVGKEFIPKIIHSESRRKHQPYIVVNCGAIPEGTIDSELFGHEKGAFTGATATRKGYFEVADGGTIFLDEVGELPLQTQVRLLRVLESGEFMKVGSSQVQKTNVRIVAATNVNMMKAIQDGRFREDLFYRLNTVQIDMPPLRDRKGDIHLLFRKFAIDFAEKYRMPELVLEPSAVHYIENYSFPGNVRQLRNLVEQMTVVERERNISVEKLAEYIPTESHLPMVVNTPNAQKQSDFGNEREIMYKILFDMRNDINDLRSLTSELIKNRGAGDLSSQEKTLINRLYTSDSQQNTNANSLLYFEDNHPVVQTPTIISTPDDSYEDIQDIEIEENKPESLSLQNNEKDLIIKALEKHKGRRNKAADELGISQRTLYRKIKQYNLED is encoded by the coding sequence ATGAGTAACGACTTACAAAATATAAAAAACCGTTTTGGAATAATTGGTAATTTTCCTGCATTAAACCGTGCCTTGGAAAAATCTATTCAGGTGGCACCAACAGACATTTCCGTTCTGGTCATCGGGGAAAGTGGTGTAGGAAAAGAATTTATCCCTAAGATTATTCATTCAGAATCCAGAAGAAAACATCAGCCTTACATCGTTGTCAATTGCGGTGCTATTCCGGAAGGAACCATTGATTCCGAATTATTTGGACATGAAAAAGGAGCATTTACCGGAGCTACAGCAACTAGAAAAGGTTATTTTGAAGTGGCAGATGGCGGAACAATATTCCTGGATGAGGTGGGTGAACTTCCTTTGCAAACACAAGTCCGCCTTTTAAGGGTTTTAGAAAGTGGAGAATTTATGAAGGTTGGATCTTCTCAGGTACAAAAGACCAATGTGAGGATTGTTGCTGCAACCAATGTAAATATGATGAAGGCGATCCAGGACGGACGGTTCCGTGAAGATTTATTTTATCGTTTGAATACTGTGCAGATCGATATGCCGCCTTTGAGAGATAGAAAAGGAGATATTCATCTGCTTTTCAGAAAGTTTGCAATCGATTTTGCGGAAAAATACAGAATGCCTGAGTTGGTTTTAGAGCCAAGTGCAGTTCATTATATAGAAAATTATAGCTTTCCCGGGAATGTACGTCAGTTAAGAAACTTAGTTGAGCAGATGACCGTGGTGGAAAGAGAAAGAAATATAAGCGTTGAAAAACTGGCGGAGTACATACCGACCGAAAGCCATTTGCCAATGGTTGTTAATACGCCTAATGCTCAGAAACAGAGTGACTTCGGAAACGAAAGAGAGATTATGTATAAAATCCTGTTTGATATGAGGAATGACATCAATGATCTGAGATCTCTGACTTCTGAATTAATAAAAAACAGAGGAGCAGGCGATCTAAGTTCCCAGGAAAAAACTTTGATCAACAGACTTTACACTTCGGATTCACAGCAAAATACTAATGCTAATTCCCTACTTTATTTTGAAGATAATCATCCTGTAGTCCAGACTCCAACTATTATTTCGACTCCCGATGATAGTTATGAAGATATTCAGGATATAGAGATTGAAGAAAATAAGCCGGAATCACTTTCGCTTCAAAATAATGAAAAAGATTTGATTATTAAAGCATTAGAGAAGCATAAGGGACGTCGGAATAAAGCAGCTGATGAGTTGGGCATTTCACAAAGAACACTATACAGAAAGATAAAACAATATAATCTAGAAGACTAA
- a CDS encoding tRNA threonylcarbamoyladenosine dehydratase — protein MDKYWLERTELLIKEEGLEKLNKATVLVVGLGGVGSFAAEFLARSGVGNMTIVDGDTVDITNINRQLPALHSTIGKHKVEIVAERLLDINPKLNLITINEFLNPERMDQILDENKFDYILDCIDSVTPKLTLLIAARRRKIKIVSSMGAGGKTDPSKVMVRDISKTHNCYLAKQVRKRLKKEKINKGIRCVFSNELQNEESLKMTDGTNYKRSFYGTISYIPAIFGLYAAAEVINHLVKKG, from the coding sequence ATGGATAAGTATTGGTTGGAAAGAACAGAGCTTCTTATTAAGGAAGAAGGACTCGAAAAGTTGAATAAAGCGACTGTTCTTGTAGTAGGATTAGGTGGAGTAGGCTCGTTTGCCGCTGAATTTTTAGCAAGATCCGGGGTCGGAAATATGACGATTGTAGATGGCGATACGGTAGATATCACAAACATTAACAGACAATTACCGGCATTACATTCTACTATTGGAAAGCACAAGGTTGAAATCGTTGCCGAAAGACTCTTAGATATTAATCCAAAACTTAATTTAATAACCATCAATGAGTTTTTAAATCCTGAAAGAATGGATCAGATCCTCGATGAAAACAAATTTGATTATATTCTTGATTGTATTGATAGCGTAACTCCAAAGCTTACATTGTTAATTGCTGCAAGAAGAAGAAAAATTAAGATCGTAAGCTCTATGGGAGCGGGTGGAAAAACAGATCCAAGCAAAGTAATGGTGAGAGACATCAGCAAAACCCACAACTGCTATCTGGCCAAGCAGGTTAGAAAAAGGCTTAAAAAGGAAAAAATAAATAAAGGCATCCGTTGTGTTTTCTCTAATGAACTTCAAAATGAGGAAAGTTTGAAAATGACAGATGGAACAAATTACAAAAGGTCTTTTTATGGGACTATCAGCTATATACCTGCCATTTTTGGATTGTATGCAGCGGCAGAAGTTATTAATCATTTAGTAAAAAAAGGCTAA